The following coding sequences lie in one Jonesia denitrificans DSM 20603 genomic window:
- a CDS encoding IclR family transcriptional regulator: MDNSSGVGVLDKAAAVLGALEAGPATLAQLVAATQLARPTAHRLAVALEHHRLVTRDMQGRFILGPRLNELATAAGEDRLLAAANPVLAALRDHTGESAQLYRRQGDQRICVAAAERPVGLRDSIPVGATLTMQAGSAAQILLAWEEPDRLHRGLQGAKFTATVLSGVRRRGWAQSVSEREVGVASVSAPVRGPSGRIVAAVSISGPVERLTRQPGRLHAGSVVAAANRLTEVLRRASEESRAASQ, translated from the coding sequence ATGGACAACTCAAGTGGAGTCGGCGTACTCGACAAAGCCGCCGCAGTTTTAGGGGCCCTAGAAGCTGGACCCGCAACCTTGGCGCAACTCGTTGCCGCCACCCAACTCGCCCGCCCGACAGCGCATCGGCTGGCAGTTGCACTCGAGCATCACCGCCTGGTCACACGCGACATGCAAGGGCGTTTCATCCTCGGGCCACGGCTCAACGAACTCGCCACCGCAGCGGGCGAAGACCGCCTCCTGGCCGCCGCGAACCCCGTACTTGCAGCCCTGCGCGACCACACAGGAGAAAGCGCTCAATTGTATCGCCGTCAAGGCGATCAACGCATCTGTGTGGCCGCAGCAGAACGCCCAGTTGGGCTGCGCGACTCCATCCCTGTCGGCGCAACACTCACCATGCAAGCAGGGTCAGCCGCCCAGATTCTGCTCGCCTGGGAGGAACCCGACCGTCTCCACCGAGGTTTACAAGGCGCAAAGTTTACGGCCACAGTCCTCTCCGGGGTACGCCGCCGGGGCTGGGCTCAGTCAGTCTCCGAACGTGAAGTTGGGGTCGCATCCGTGTCCGCGCCGGTGCGCGGACCATCAGGACGCATCGTTGCCGCCGTCTCCATTTCAGGTCCTGTTGAGCGTCTCACCCGGCAACCGGGGCGGCTGCATGCTGGCTCCGTTGTCGCTGCTGCAAACCGGTTAACCGAAGTTCTCCGGCGCGCATCCGAGGAGTCCCGGGCAGCCTCACAGTAA
- a CDS encoding HAD family hydrolase, with the protein MTLPENTKGVLLDVDDTLVDTRGAFAHAMGAIADEYFPHLPGERHGDVLAMWRADRNGFYRAYTQGRLSEQQQRRARAEELHAAFGGPMITDRLYAEWEELFMVAFAAGWAPFPEVDAVLADFSERGLAVGAVTNANQSMQTRKLRACGLDDVPLLVTLDTFGVGKPDPRVFLEATRLLGLSAENTVYVGDELDIDAHGAQRAGLTGVWLDRPGARRGGSHTEGRDRAVALGVSVITSLNELRTDPGR; encoded by the coding sequence GTGACCCTGCCTGAGAACACCAAAGGCGTCCTGCTTGATGTTGACGACACACTCGTTGACACGCGGGGCGCCTTTGCGCATGCCATGGGCGCGATCGCGGATGAGTACTTCCCGCATCTTCCTGGTGAACGACACGGTGATGTGCTGGCCATGTGGCGCGCTGACCGCAACGGTTTTTACCGTGCGTACACGCAAGGGCGCCTGAGTGAGCAGCAGCAGCGCCGGGCACGTGCTGAGGAATTGCATGCCGCGTTTGGTGGCCCAATGATCACTGACCGACTCTACGCGGAATGGGAAGAGCTGTTCATGGTGGCGTTTGCTGCCGGGTGGGCACCATTTCCTGAGGTTGACGCTGTGCTGGCGGATTTCTCTGAGCGCGGCCTTGCAGTGGGCGCGGTGACGAACGCAAACCAGTCGATGCAAACTCGGAAGTTGCGTGCATGCGGGCTGGACGACGTCCCGCTCCTTGTGACGCTCGACACTTTTGGTGTGGGGAAACCTGACCCCCGCGTGTTCCTCGAGGCAACCCGCCTGCTTGGACTTTCGGCGGAGAACACAGTGTATGTCGGCGACGAACTTGATATCGATGCGCATGGTGCGCAGCGAGCAGGTCTTACTGGGGTGTGGCTTGACCGCCCAGGGGCCCGGCGAGGCGGGTCACACACTGAAGGACGTGACCGTGCGGTGGCGTTGGGGGTCTCGGTCATTACGTCCCTGAACGAATTGCGTACTGATCCTGGCAGGTGA
- the gltX gene encoding glutamate--tRNA ligase gives MTAHNSSVRVRFCPSPTGTPHVGLIRTALFNWAYARHTGGKLVFRIEDTDAQRDSEESYQQLLDALTWLGMDWDEGVEKGGPHGPYRQSQRADIYQDVIARLKEGGYIYESYSTPEEIEARNVAAGRSKAMGYDGYDRTLTEEQKATFRAEGREPVWRMRMPDEDVTFYDLVRGEDVTFKAGSVPDYVVVRANGQPLYTLVNPVDDALMEITHVLRGEDLLSSTPRQVVLYRALMELGIATVMPQFGHLPYVMGEGNKKLSKRDPQSNLFHHRDRGFIPEGLLNYLALLGWSIAPDRDIFTMDELVAAFDVKDVLSNPARFDQKKAEAINATHLRLLEPEDFRARLVPYVHAAGLVTAPRYDELTERERAIFTAAAPLVQERMTLLGEAPGMVGFLFTNDSELTYDEDSLAQVNKIAERRAILDRSIELLQSLDSLADPHGVQQALRAILVDEMGVKPRLAFTPLRVGITGRRVSPPLFESMEILGLESSLRRLTAFRDFLGEAE, from the coding sequence ATGACTGCTCACAATTCCTCTGTCCGGGTACGTTTCTGCCCGTCCCCTACCGGCACGCCTCACGTTGGGCTCATCCGTACTGCGTTGTTTAACTGGGCGTACGCGCGCCACACTGGCGGAAAACTGGTGTTCCGCATTGAAGATACTGATGCGCAACGTGACTCCGAGGAGAGCTACCAGCAGCTCCTTGATGCGTTGACCTGGTTGGGTATGGACTGGGATGAGGGTGTGGAAAAGGGTGGGCCACACGGCCCCTACCGGCAATCGCAGCGTGCTGATATTTACCAGGATGTAATTGCTCGCCTCAAAGAAGGCGGGTACATTTACGAGTCCTATTCCACCCCAGAGGAAATTGAGGCACGCAACGTTGCGGCGGGGCGCTCCAAAGCGATGGGGTATGACGGGTATGACCGCACCCTCACCGAGGAGCAGAAAGCGACGTTCCGCGCTGAGGGGCGCGAACCTGTGTGGCGCATGCGGATGCCCGACGAGGACGTCACCTTCTACGATCTGGTGCGCGGTGAAGATGTGACCTTCAAGGCTGGTTCCGTGCCTGACTACGTGGTCGTTCGCGCCAATGGTCAGCCGCTGTACACACTGGTGAACCCGGTTGACGATGCGCTCATGGAGATCACCCACGTGTTACGTGGGGAGGATTTGTTGTCCTCCACTCCACGGCAAGTGGTGTTGTACCGGGCGTTGATGGAGTTGGGAATTGCCACGGTCATGCCGCAGTTCGGGCACTTGCCTTACGTGATGGGGGAGGGCAACAAGAAACTGTCGAAGCGTGACCCGCAATCTAACTTGTTCCACCACCGTGACCGCGGGTTTATTCCTGAAGGGTTGCTGAACTATTTGGCGTTGTTGGGGTGGTCAATCGCTCCCGACCGTGACATCTTCACCATGGATGAACTCGTTGCAGCCTTTGATGTCAAGGATGTGTTGTCCAACCCGGCGCGGTTTGACCAGAAGAAGGCGGAGGCAATCAACGCCACCCACCTGCGGTTACTTGAACCAGAGGATTTCCGGGCGCGCCTAGTTCCGTATGTGCATGCTGCGGGGTTGGTTACTGCGCCCCGCTACGACGAACTTACTGAGCGTGAACGCGCCATCTTCACAGCTGCTGCTCCACTCGTTCAGGAGCGTATGACCCTTCTTGGTGAGGCGCCGGGCATGGTGGGCTTCTTGTTCACCAACGACAGTGAACTCACCTACGATGAGGATTCTTTGGCGCAGGTGAACAAGATCGCCGAACGTCGCGCCATCCTTGACCGGTCTATTGAACTGCTGCAGTCATTGGATTCGCTGGCTGACCCGCACGGGGTCCAGCAGGCGCTCCGGGCCATTCTTGTTGACGAGATGGGTGTCAAACCGCGTCTTGCGTTCACACCATTGCGTGTGGGGATCACTGGGCGTCGCGTGTCCCCGCCGCTGTTTGAGTCAATGGAAATCCTGGGATTGGAGTCGTCATTGCGTCGCTTGACAGCGTTTCGGGATTTCCTTGGAGAAGCTGAGTGA
- a CDS encoding fumarylacetoacetate hydrolase family protein, with protein sequence MRIARFTTGDDPRFGFLQRDNDRDYIAVLSGDPLYTPIAPTGERIELGDGVRLLAPVIPRSKVIGVGRNYADHVKEMGNEMPTQPLLFLKPNTSVVGPDDPIVLPPFSQEVSYEAELAVVIGRMTKDVTPENAHRHILGYTIANDVTARDAQRTDGQWARAKGFDSSCPLGPWIDTDLNTEALTITTTVNGEQRQHGSTADMIFDVAYLVSYISEAFTLLPGDVILTGTPAGVGTLTHGDRVECSIDGLGTLSNIAIQRHA encoded by the coding sequence GTGCGTATCGCAAGATTTACAACAGGTGACGACCCACGGTTTGGGTTCCTTCAACGTGACAATGACCGCGACTACATCGCAGTTCTCAGCGGTGACCCGCTCTACACCCCCATTGCCCCCACCGGCGAACGGATTGAACTAGGGGATGGGGTTCGGTTACTTGCCCCGGTTATTCCGCGCTCTAAGGTTATTGGGGTGGGGCGTAACTACGCAGATCACGTCAAAGAAATGGGCAATGAGATGCCCACCCAACCGTTGCTGTTCTTGAAACCCAACACATCCGTGGTGGGGCCCGATGACCCGATTGTGTTGCCACCGTTTTCCCAGGAAGTGTCCTATGAGGCTGAACTCGCAGTGGTCATTGGCCGCATGACGAAAGATGTCACTCCTGAGAACGCCCATCGCCACATTTTGGGGTACACAATCGCCAACGATGTGACGGCCCGTGACGCTCAGCGCACTGACGGCCAGTGGGCACGTGCGAAAGGTTTTGATTCCTCGTGTCCTCTTGGCCCATGGATTGACACCGACCTCAACACCGAAGCATTGACGATCACGACTACCGTCAATGGTGAGCAACGCCAACATGGGTCCACGGCAGACATGATCTTTGACGTTGCCTACCTGGTGTCTTACATCTCTGAAGCGTTTACTCTCCTGCCAGGGGACGTCATCCTCACCGGGACTCCGGCAGGGGTTGGGACGCTCACGCACGGTGACCGTGTTGAGTGTTCCATTGACGGTCTCGGCACGTTGTCGAACATTGCGATTCAACGCCACGCATAA
- a CDS encoding methyltransferase domain-containing protein — MTNVATNDLAVSDVNVVTPLHNADDAPHTNNSDQRRESESYTHGHHESVLRSHRVRNVDNSAAYLASRLMPGMTMLDVGCGPGTLTIDLARRIAPGHVTGVDAAAIALEAARDHAAESSVTNVTFTQANAYELPFDDGSFDIVHAHQVLQHLSDPVKAIQEMRRVVAPGGIIAVREADYGAMSWYPPSEGLSEWNLLYHEVTHAYGYEADAGRHLLAWFHDAGFTSDDLQPSAGIWSYATPESRHWWGTLWAERCVASNFAAQAKDADLADDVALEELAEQWRTWAEHPHGWFTIPHGEIIAHV, encoded by the coding sequence ATGACGAACGTGGCCACCAACGACCTTGCGGTCAGCGACGTGAACGTTGTGACACCCTTGCACAACGCCGACGACGCCCCCCACACCAACAACTCCGACCAGCGCCGAGAATCTGAGTCCTACACCCACGGACACCACGAATCAGTCCTCAGATCCCACCGGGTACGCAACGTGGACAACTCCGCCGCCTACCTTGCCTCCCGACTCATGCCCGGTATGACCATGCTCGACGTCGGATGTGGCCCAGGAACCCTCACCATCGACCTTGCCCGACGCATCGCCCCAGGGCACGTCACCGGCGTGGACGCTGCAGCTATCGCACTAGAAGCGGCCCGTGACCACGCAGCAGAGTCCAGCGTCACCAATGTCACCTTCACCCAAGCCAACGCCTACGAACTCCCCTTCGACGACGGCAGCTTCGACATCGTTCACGCCCACCAAGTCCTCCAACACTTGTCTGACCCGGTCAAAGCAATCCAAGAAATGCGCCGTGTCGTAGCACCCGGCGGGATCATCGCCGTGCGTGAAGCAGACTACGGGGCCATGTCGTGGTACCCGCCCAGCGAAGGCCTGAGCGAATGGAACCTCCTCTACCACGAAGTCACCCACGCCTACGGGTACGAAGCAGACGCCGGACGCCACCTCCTCGCCTGGTTTCACGACGCCGGATTCACCAGCGACGACCTCCAACCCTCCGCTGGGATCTGGAGCTACGCAACCCCGGAATCTCGCCACTGGTGGGGAACCCTGTGGGCTGAACGGTGCGTCGCATCGAACTTCGCAGCCCAAGCAAAAGACGCCGACCTCGCCGACGACGTGGCACTCGAAGAACTTGCCGAACAATGGCGCACCTGGGCTGAACACCCCCACGGCTGGTTCACCATCCCCCACGGAGAGATCATCGCCCACGTGTGA
- a CDS encoding aldo/keto reductase — MTHPFHITSRPGAPDLRSLGRSGLAVSAVGLGCNNLGRPKTATESVSGSQAVIDAALDAGITFFDVADMYGAEPGVSEEILGTCLGNRRDEVVVATKFGLPAGTVNGPDFGVRGSRRYIMNAVEASLRRLGTDYIDLYQFHTPDPITPVEETLTALDDLVRSGKVRYVGHSNMAGWQIADLEHTARAAGTARCVSSQNHYNLLDRRAELEVVPAARAYGLGVLPYFPLANGLLTGKYTRTDAPADGRISHSKPALLDTAPWEILEALQAFAHDRSMSLLDLAFSWLAAQPVVSSVIAGATKPDHVATNAQAIHPLSVSDLETIDQIVAPPTKVALF; from the coding sequence ATGACTCATCCCTTCCACATCACCTCCCGTCCTGGCGCTCCTGACCTTCGATCCCTTGGCCGCAGCGGCCTGGCAGTGTCTGCTGTGGGTTTAGGATGCAACAATTTGGGTCGCCCCAAAACGGCGACCGAATCAGTGTCCGGGTCACAAGCTGTCATTGACGCCGCACTGGATGCTGGCATCACGTTCTTTGACGTTGCTGACATGTACGGGGCTGAGCCTGGTGTCTCTGAGGAAATCCTTGGCACCTGTTTAGGCAACAGGCGCGACGAGGTTGTCGTTGCCACGAAATTTGGGCTCCCCGCAGGTACTGTGAATGGCCCAGATTTTGGGGTGCGCGGGTCACGCCGGTACATCATGAACGCCGTGGAGGCGTCATTGCGTCGCCTGGGTACCGACTACATTGACCTCTACCAGTTCCACACCCCTGACCCCATCACCCCGGTTGAGGAAACCCTGACCGCATTGGATGACCTGGTACGCAGCGGCAAGGTGCGTTACGTTGGGCACTCCAACATGGCCGGGTGGCAGATCGCAGATCTGGAACACACCGCCCGCGCCGCGGGCACTGCTCGCTGTGTGTCATCACAAAATCACTACAACCTCCTTGACCGACGAGCAGAGTTGGAGGTAGTTCCTGCCGCCCGCGCCTACGGACTTGGCGTGCTGCCCTATTTCCCGCTTGCTAATGGTCTTTTAACCGGCAAGTACACGCGCACCGATGCGCCCGCTGACGGGCGCATCTCCCATTCCAAACCAGCCTTACTGGACACAGCCCCGTGGGAGATCCTCGAAGCGCTTCAGGCGTTCGCGCATGACCGCTCCATGTCTCTACTCGACCTGGCGTTCTCCTGGCTCGCTGCACAACCGGTTGTGTCCAGTGTCATTGCGGGGGCAACCAAACCCGACCATGTTGCTACCAACGCGCAAGCGATCCACCCGTTGAGCGTGAGCGACCTGGAGACGATCGACCAGATTGTTGCCCCACCCACGAAAGTGGCGCTGTTTTAA